Proteins encoded in a region of the Pseudomonas sp. GOM7 genome:
- a CDS encoding YhdP family protein, which translates to MNRLAVLLATLLRWGLGLCAALLVLAALYVSLGRQLLPLVAEYRLELEDRASAELGMPVRIGRLEGRWQGFAPLLVAHDVELGAAGEGLSLDQVQVIPDVLASLLARAPRLAHLQVQGLQLDLREDEQGAWHLRGMPQRATPSLDVAQLLERLQVLQRATLLDSRVVLQPYQHQPLLFSYVNLSLRYGGSSQRLDGRFLLPDGQPVALRLRTRMQPQHWREAASELYLSLPQSDWATWLPPRLTGDWHLQRLQGGGELWLTAQGTQVQRGALRVHAPQVQVGYAKRAPLSLEDLAFNAFFEQNDDGLTAQIDSLALTHGQQRLGELHIGLSRRGEADQPHWALTADHLDLAAWAPLVAALAPMPEAGEQALAGLAPVGTVSNLSLDYFPVASGAERLKFAANLERVGVSAYQGAPAVENVTGSVAGNLENGELRLNADDFALHLDHLFPEPWRYRHAQARLTWQWNAQGLTLASPYMRVEGEEGQLAGDMLIRLLSDPEAEDYMDLRVGLHDGDAAYTRKYLPTRSTAMNEALAHWLQTAIKGGKVQEGYFQYQGSINKGAPREAHSMSLFFRVSDAELAFQPGWPALREGRADVLIEPDTVRVRLQQGRLLDSQVSDVNADIALLHDGKPPHLKLEGEVQSSLPDALKLLQEAPLGTQQIFAGWRGEGPLSGRLQLDIPLQKGPAPGVVVDFASEGASLTLANPDLQLSRIKGAFRFDSAKGLSAPKVSAEVFGRPISGRIIADGSRGEARTRFDLRGQVEVAALQQWLKAPPSLPVSGLLPYRLRLTLAGDDSQLRVDSNLRGVAVELPAPFGKAASEERYADWRMTLSGNERRYWAQYADLASLSLAAPPGALAEGRGELLLGNATASLPSQPGLRLRGHLDELDWDAWQGVLNKHKVAVDEQSQRLFKGAQLDIGLFRGFGQEIQGLSVGLSRQGEAWALQVDSELAAGRVLLPDAKATPITADLQHVRLPAADPSVAKPADAPDPLGDFDLRRIPVLDIRIDQVWRGDKLLGAWSLKVRPEAQGVRFEDLDLDLQGLKIGGSAGWRGMPGNTSSWYKGRVQGEDLGKVLLAWNFAPSVTSERFRVDVDGTWPGSPAWLSLKRFSGNLDPSLRKGQFVEVQGSAQALRVFGLLNFNSIGRRLRLDFSDLLGKGLSYDRVKGNLQATDGLFVTQEPITLTGPSSNLELDGKLDMRNEQIDAKLLVTLPVTNNLPLAALIVGAPAIGGALFVVDKLLGDKVARFASVQYDVKGPLQNPEITFDKPFEKPQ; encoded by the coding sequence ATGAATCGTCTCGCAGTTCTGCTGGCCACGCTGTTGCGCTGGGGCCTGGGCCTGTGCGCGGCGTTGCTGGTACTGGCCGCGCTCTATGTCAGCCTGGGTCGCCAACTGCTGCCATTGGTGGCCGAGTACCGCCTGGAACTGGAGGATCGCGCCAGCGCCGAGCTGGGCATGCCGGTGCGCATCGGCCGTCTGGAGGGGCGCTGGCAGGGCTTTGCCCCCTTGCTGGTGGCCCATGATGTCGAACTGGGCGCCGCTGGCGAAGGGCTGAGCCTGGATCAGGTGCAGGTGATTCCCGACGTGCTGGCCAGCCTGCTGGCGCGTGCGCCGCGTCTCGCCCACCTGCAGGTGCAAGGATTGCAGCTCGACCTGCGCGAGGACGAGCAGGGCGCCTGGCACCTGCGCGGCATGCCGCAACGGGCGACTCCCTCGTTGGACGTGGCGCAGCTACTCGAACGCTTGCAGGTGCTGCAGCGCGCCACCCTGCTCGACAGCCGTGTGGTGCTGCAGCCCTACCAGCACCAGCCGCTGCTGTTCAGCTATGTCAACCTGAGCCTGCGTTACGGTGGTTCCAGCCAGCGACTCGATGGCCGTTTCCTGCTACCCGATGGCCAGCCGGTGGCGCTGCGTCTGCGCACTCGCATGCAGCCACAGCACTGGCGCGAGGCGGCCTCCGAGCTTTACCTCAGCCTGCCGCAGAGTGATTGGGCCACCTGGCTGCCGCCGCGTCTGACCGGCGACTGGCACCTGCAACGCCTGCAGGGCGGTGGCGAACTGTGGCTGACCGCGCAGGGTACTCAGGTGCAGCGCGGCGCCCTGCGCGTGCACGCGCCGCAGGTGCAGGTCGGCTATGCCAAGCGCGCACCGCTGAGCCTCGAGGATCTGGCCTTCAACGCCTTCTTCGAGCAGAACGACGATGGCCTCACCGCGCAGATCGACTCCCTGGCGCTGACGCACGGACAGCAGCGCCTCGGCGAGCTGCACATCGGGCTGTCGCGCCGTGGCGAGGCCGATCAGCCACATTGGGCGCTCACCGCCGATCATCTCGACCTGGCCGCCTGGGCGCCGCTGGTGGCAGCCCTGGCGCCCATGCCGGAGGCCGGCGAGCAGGCGCTGGCGGGCTTGGCGCCGGTCGGCACGGTGAGCAATCTGTCGCTCGACTATTTCCCGGTGGCCAGCGGCGCCGAGCGCCTCAAGTTCGCCGCCAATCTCGAGCGTGTGGGCGTATCGGCCTATCAAGGCGCGCCGGCCGTGGAAAACGTCACCGGCAGCGTGGCCGGCAATCTGGAAAATGGCGAGCTGCGCCTGAATGCCGATGATTTCGCCCTGCACCTCGATCATCTGTTTCCCGAGCCCTGGCGTTACCGTCACGCCCAGGCGCGGTTGACCTGGCAATGGAACGCGCAGGGGCTGACTCTGGCCAGCCCTTACATGCGTGTGGAGGGCGAGGAAGGGCAACTCGCCGGCGATATGCTCATCCGCCTGCTGAGCGATCCCGAGGCCGAGGACTACATGGATTTGCGCGTGGGCCTGCACGATGGTGATGCCGCCTATACCCGCAAGTACCTGCCGACCCGTTCGACGGCCATGAACGAAGCGCTCGCCCACTGGCTGCAGACGGCGATCAAGGGCGGCAAGGTGCAGGAGGGCTACTTCCAGTACCAGGGCTCGATCAACAAGGGGGCGCCGCGTGAAGCCCACAGCATGAGCCTGTTCTTCCGCGTCAGCGATGCCGAGCTGGCCTTCCAGCCTGGCTGGCCGGCACTGCGCGAGGGGCGTGCCGATGTGCTGATCGAGCCCGATACCGTGCGCGTGCGCCTGCAGCAAGGGCGCCTGCTGGACAGCCAGGTGAGCGACGTCAATGCCGATATCGCCCTGCTGCACGACGGCAAGCCGCCGCATCTGAAGCTCGAAGGCGAGGTGCAAAGCAGCTTGCCCGACGCCCTCAAGCTACTGCAGGAAGCGCCATTGGGAACTCAGCAGATATTCGCCGGTTGGCGCGGCGAAGGCCCGCTGAGCGGGCGCCTGCAACTGGACATCCCCCTGCAGAAAGGCCCGGCGCCTGGCGTGGTGGTCGACTTCGCCAGCGAAGGGGCGAGCCTGACACTGGCCAACCCCGATCTGCAGCTCAGCCGCATCAAGGGCGCGTTCCGTTTCGACAGTGCCAAGGGCCTCAGCGCGCCCAAGGTGAGTGCCGAGGTGTTCGGCCGCCCGATCAGCGGCCGCATCATTGCCGATGGCTCGCGCGGCGAGGCACGTACCCGCTTCGATCTGCGTGGCCAGGTGGAGGTCGCTGCCCTGCAGCAGTGGCTCAAGGCGCCGCCGAGCCTGCCGGTGAGTGGCTTGCTGCCCTATCGCCTGCGCCTGACGCTGGCAGGTGATGACAGCCAGTTGCGCGTCGACTCCAATCTGCGTGGCGTGGCCGTCGAGCTGCCGGCGCCGTTCGGCAAGGCGGCCAGCGAAGAGCGTTATGCCGACTGGCGCATGACCCTCTCCGGCAATGAGCGGCGCTATTGGGCGCAATACGCCGACTTGGCCAGCCTGAGCCTGGCGGCGCCGCCGGGCGCCCTGGCCGAGGGGCGCGGTGAGCTGCTGCTGGGCAACGCCACGGCGAGCCTGCCGAGCCAGCCAGGCCTGCGCCTGCGCGGGCACCTGGACGAGCTGGACTGGGACGCCTGGCAGGGCGTGTTGAACAAGCACAAGGTGGCGGTGGACGAACAGAGCCAGCGCCTGTTCAAAGGCGCGCAGTTGGACATCGGCCTGTTCCGCGGTTTTGGCCAGGAGATCCAGGGGCTGAGTGTGGGCCTGAGCCGGCAAGGCGAAGCCTGGGCGTTGCAAGTCGATAGCGAACTGGCCGCCGGACGTGTGCTGCTACCCGATGCCAAGGCCACGCCGATCACCGCCGACCTGCAGCATGTGCGCCTGCCTGCTGCCGACCCGAGCGTTGCCAAACCGGCCGACGCCCCCGACCCTCTGGGCGATTTCGACCTGCGGCGGATTCCGGTGCTGGACATCCGCATCGACCAGGTCTGGCGTGGCGACAAACTGCTCGGCGCCTGGTCGCTGAAAGTGCGGCCGGAGGCGCAAGGCGTGCGTTTCGAGGATCTGGATCTCGATCTGCAAGGGCTGAAGATCGGTGGCAGTGCCGGTTGGCGCGGCATGCCGGGCAATACCAGCAGTTGGTACAAGGGCCGTGTACAGGGCGAAGACCTGGGCAAGGTGTTGCTGGCCTGGAACTTCGCGCCGAGCGTGACCAGCGAACGCTTCCGTGTGGATGTCGATGGCACCTGGCCTGGCTCGCCCGCCTGGCTTTCGCTCAAGCGCTTCTCCGGCAACCTCGACCCGTCCCTGCGCAAGGGGCAGTTCGTCGAGGTGCAGGGCTCGGCTCAGGCCCTGCGCGTATTCGGCCTGCTCAATTTCAACTCCATTGGTCGCCGTCTGCGTCTGGACTTTTCCGACCTACTGGGCAAGGGGCTGAGCTACGATCGGGTCAAGGGCAACCTGCAAGCCACCGACGGCCTGTTCGTCACCCAGGAGCCCATCACCCTGACCGGCCCTTCGAGCAACCTGGAACTCGATGGCAAGCTCGACATGCGCAACGAGCAGATCGATGCCAAGTTGCTGGTGACCCTGCCGGTGACCAACAACCTGCCACTGGCGGCCTTGATCGTCGGCGCACCGGCCATCGGTGGCGCACTGTTCGTCGTCGACAAACTGCTGGGCGACAAGGTGGCACGTTTCGCCAGCGTGCAGTACGACGTCAAGGGCCCCCTGCAGAATCCCGAGATCACCTTCGACAAACCCTTTGAAAAACCGCAATGA
- the rng gene encoding ribonuclease G gives MSEEILINITPMESRVAVVENGVLQEVHVERTQKRGIVGNIYKGKVVRVLPGMQAAFVDIGLERAAFIHASEISTREGSAVEPISALVHEGQSLVVQVTKDPIGSKGARLTTQLSIPSRYLVYMPRTSHLGISLKIEDEAERERLKRVVADCVAAEGIEEAGGFILRTAAEGAGADEILIDIRYLRRLWDQIGAQIQSAKAPSVIYEDLSLALRTLRDLVSLRTEKIRVDSRETFGKITQFVAELMPEIADRLEHYPGERPIFDLYGVEDEIQRALERKVPLKSGGYLVVDPAEAMTTIDVNTGAFVGHRTLEETIFKTNLEAATAIARQLRLRNLGGIIIIDFIDMIDEEHQRQVLRTLEKQLERDHAKTNIIGITELGLVQMTRKRTRESLEQILCEPCSACQGRGKLKTAETICYEIFREILREARAYQAESYRVLANQKVVDRLLDEESGNVADLEAFIGRTIKFQVESMYSQEQYDVVLL, from the coding sequence ATGAGCGAAGAGATTCTGATCAATATCACGCCGATGGAGTCGCGCGTGGCGGTGGTGGAAAACGGCGTTCTGCAGGAAGTGCATGTCGAGCGCACGCAGAAGCGTGGCATCGTCGGCAACATTTACAAGGGCAAGGTGGTGCGGGTGTTGCCGGGCATGCAGGCAGCCTTCGTCGATATCGGCCTGGAACGCGCCGCCTTCATCCATGCTTCGGAAATCTCCACCCGTGAGGGCTCGGCGGTGGAGCCGATCAGCGCCCTGGTGCACGAAGGCCAGAGCCTGGTGGTGCAGGTGACCAAGGACCCCATCGGCAGCAAGGGTGCGCGCCTGACCACGCAACTGTCGATTCCCTCGCGTTATCTGGTGTACATGCCGCGCACCAGCCACCTGGGCATTTCCCTGAAGATCGAGGACGAGGCCGAGCGTGAGCGCCTCAAGCGGGTGGTCGCCGATTGCGTGGCCGCCGAGGGTATCGAGGAGGCCGGCGGCTTCATCCTGCGTACCGCGGCCGAAGGCGCCGGGGCCGATGAAATTCTCATCGACATCCGCTATCTGCGCCGCCTGTGGGACCAGATCGGCGCGCAGATCCAGAGCGCCAAGGCGCCCAGCGTGATCTACGAGGATCTGTCGCTGGCATTGCGCACCCTGCGTGACCTGGTCAGCCTGCGTACCGAGAAGATCCGCGTCGACTCGCGGGAAACCTTCGGCAAGATCACGCAGTTCGTCGCCGAACTGATGCCGGAAATCGCCGACCGCCTGGAGCACTATCCGGGGGAGCGGCCGATCTTCGATCTGTACGGCGTCGAGGACGAGATCCAGCGGGCGTTGGAGCGCAAGGTGCCGCTCAAGTCCGGCGGTTACTTGGTGGTGGATCCGGCCGAGGCGATGACCACCATCGACGTCAACACCGGCGCCTTCGTCGGCCATCGCACCCTCGAAGAAACCATCTTCAAGACCAACCTGGAAGCGGCCACGGCCATCGCTCGGCAACTGCGCCTGCGCAACCTGGGTGGCATCATCATCATCGACTTCATCGACATGATCGACGAAGAGCACCAGCGCCAGGTTTTACGCACTCTGGAGAAGCAGCTCGAACGCGATCATGCCAAGACCAACATCATCGGCATCACCGAACTGGGTTTGGTGCAGATGACCCGCAAGCGCACCCGCGAGAGCCTCGAACAGATTCTCTGCGAGCCCTGCAGCGCCTGCCAGGGACGCGGCAAATTGAAGACGGCGGAAACCATCTGTTACGAAATCTTCCGCGAGATCCTGCGCGAGGCCCGCGCCTACCAGGCGGAAAGCTACCGGGTGCTGGCCAACCAGAAGGTGGTCGATCGCCTGCTGGATGAGGAATCGGGCAACGTCGCTGACCTCGAGGCCTTCATCGGCCGCACCATCAAGTTTCAGGTGGAAAGCATGTACTCCCAGGAACAGTACGATGTGGTGCTGCTCTGA
- a CDS encoding Maf family protein — MAELFLASASPRRRELLVQIGVPCVTQIASIDETPLPDELPKAYVERLAREKARAGLQALGAPADAVVLGADTSVVIDDEILGKPQDFADFQQMLRRLSARTHQVMTAVALVSREREVAQVVSSDVTFRALSEAEIAAYWASGEPCDKAGGYGIQGLAAVFVSRIEGSYSAVVGLPLCETAQLLGDFGIACWQTRPAT, encoded by the coding sequence ATGGCCGAGCTGTTCCTGGCCTCCGCTTCGCCCCGCCGTCGTGAACTGTTGGTCCAGATCGGCGTGCCCTGCGTCACGCAAATCGCCTCGATAGATGAAACCCCATTGCCAGATGAGCTGCCAAAGGCCTATGTAGAGCGCCTGGCTCGGGAAAAGGCGCGCGCCGGCCTGCAGGCGCTGGGCGCGCCTGCCGATGCCGTGGTGCTGGGTGCGGATACCAGCGTGGTGATCGATGACGAGATTCTTGGCAAACCGCAGGATTTCGCCGACTTTCAGCAGATGTTGCGCAGGCTGTCCGCACGTACTCATCAGGTGATGACGGCCGTGGCCCTGGTCAGTCGAGAGCGTGAGGTGGCGCAGGTGGTGAGCAGCGATGTCACCTTTCGTGCCCTGAGCGAGGCCGAGATCGCGGCCTACTGGGCCAGTGGCGAGCCCTGCGACAAGGCCGGTGGTTATGGTATTCAAGGGTTGGCGGCAGTGTTCGTCAGCCGCATCGAGGGCAGTTACTCGGCGGTGGTCGGCCTGCCGCTGTGCGAAACGGCGCAATTGCTGGGCGATTTCGGCATCGCCTGCTGGCAAACTCGGCCCGCGACTTAA
- the mreD gene encoding rod shape-determining protein MreD, with protein sequence MVASQARNGWVIWLSLAIGLLLSVSPMPEFMQIGRPLWVALFLTYWVLALPQRVGMTTAWILGLAQDVLFGTLLGQNALILTLITFLVLSLHQRLRMFPMWQQSMVLLVVFGLAQLVQLWLNALTGNRPPTLAFILPAVVSALLWPWVCVALRSLHLRLNVN encoded by the coding sequence ATGGTCGCAAGCCAAGCACGCAATGGCTGGGTGATCTGGCTCAGCCTGGCCATCGGCCTGTTGCTCAGCGTATCGCCCATGCCGGAATTCATGCAGATCGGCCGGCCCTTGTGGGTTGCACTGTTTCTCACCTATTGGGTGCTGGCGTTGCCGCAGCGCGTCGGCATGACCACCGCCTGGATACTCGGCCTGGCGCAGGACGTGCTGTTCGGCACGCTGTTGGGGCAGAACGCGCTGATCCTGACCCTGATCACTTTCCTGGTGCTGAGCCTGCATCAGCGCCTGCGCATGTTCCCCATGTGGCAGCAGAGCATGGTATTGCTGGTGGTGTTCGGCCTGGCGCAACTGGTGCAGCTATGGCTCAACGCCCTGACCGGCAACCGCCCGCCGACCTTGGCGTTCATTCTGCCTGCCGTGGTCAGTGCGCTGCTCTGGCCCTGGGTGTGCGTCGCCCTGCGTAGCCTGCACCTGCGCCTCAACGTCAACTGA
- the mreC gene encoding rod shape-determining protein MreC, translating to MFAVLSAALMVVDARFDALKPVRSQMGLVLTPFYWMADLPVRAWENATQQISSRNELMAENEKLKAEALLLQRRLQKLATLTEQNVRLRELLNSAALVDEDVLVSELIGVDPNPYTHRILIDKGEKDGVFLGQPVLDARGLMGQVVEIMPYTARVLLITDTTHSIPVQVNRNGLRAIAVGTGNPESLELRHVADTADIKEGDLLVSSGMGQRFPAGYPVATVKQVIHDSGQPFAIVRATPTAALNRSRYLLLVFSDRRTPEQRATDSAEAQEAADREAEQGRTPAPAAEAAAPAAGAPAQEAH from the coding sequence GTGTTTGCCGTGCTGTCGGCTGCGCTGATGGTGGTAGATGCGCGCTTCGATGCGCTCAAGCCAGTGCGCAGCCAGATGGGCCTGGTGCTCACGCCCTTCTACTGGATGGCCGACCTACCGGTGCGTGCCTGGGAGAATGCCACGCAGCAGATCTCCTCGCGCAACGAGCTGATGGCCGAGAACGAGAAGCTCAAGGCCGAAGCCCTGCTGCTGCAACGTCGCCTGCAGAAACTGGCCACGCTCACCGAGCAGAACGTGCGCTTGCGCGAACTGCTCAATTCCGCCGCGCTGGTGGACGAGGACGTGCTGGTCAGCGAGCTGATCGGTGTCGACCCCAACCCCTATACCCACCGCATCCTCATCGACAAGGGTGAGAAGGATGGCGTGTTCCTCGGCCAGCCGGTGCTCGATGCCCGCGGGCTGATGGGCCAGGTGGTGGAAATCATGCCCTACACCGCGCGCGTGCTGCTGATCACCGACACCACCCACAGCATTCCGGTACAGGTCAACCGCAATGGCCTACGCGCCATCGCCGTCGGCACCGGCAACCCTGAGAGCCTGGAACTGCGCCATGTCGCCGATACCGCCGACATCAAGGAAGGCGACCTGCTGGTCAGCTCCGGTATGGGCCAGCGCTTTCCGGCGGGTTATCCGGTGGCCACGGTCAAGCAGGTCATCCACGATTCCGGCCAACCATTCGCCATCGTCCGCGCCACGCCGACCGCTGCGCTGAACCGCAGCCGTTACCTGCTGCTGGTGTTCTCCGATCGGCGCACCCCGGAGCAGCGCGCCACCGATTCGGCCGAGGCTCAGGAGGCCGCCGACCGCGAGGCCGAGCAGGGGCGCACGCCGGCCCCGGCTGCCGAGGCCGCCGCGCCGGCCGCGGGCGCACCCGCTCAGGAGGCCCACTGA
- the mreB gene encoding rod shape-determining protein MreB, giving the protein MFKKLRGMFSSDLSIDLGTANTLIYVRERGIVLNEPSVVAIRTHGNQKSVVAVGTEAKRMLGRTPGNISAIRPMKDGVIADFSVCEKMLQYFINKVHENSFLQPSPRVLICVPCKSTQVERRAIRESALGAGAREVFLIEEPMSAAIGAGLPVEEARGSMVVDIGGGTTEIALISLNGVVYAESVRVGGDRFDEAIITYVRRNYGSLIGEGTAERIKQEIGTAYPGGEIREVDVRGRNLAEGVPRSFTLNSNEVLEALQESLAAIVQSVKSALEQSPPELASDIAERGLVLTGGGALLRDLDKLLSQETGLPVIVAEDPLTCVARGGGKALEMMDRHAMDLLSTE; this is encoded by the coding sequence ATGTTCAAGAAACTGCGTGGCATGTTCTCCAGCGATCTGTCGATCGACCTGGGTACTGCCAATACCCTTATTTACGTGCGCGAGCGCGGTATCGTCCTGAACGAACCTTCCGTGGTCGCCATCCGTACCCACGGCAACCAGAAGAGCGTCGTCGCCGTCGGCACCGAGGCCAAGCGCATGCTCGGCCGTACCCCTGGCAACATTTCCGCGATTCGCCCCATGAAGGACGGCGTGATCGCCGATTTCAGCGTCTGCGAGAAGATGCTGCAGTACTTCATCAACAAGGTGCACGAGAACAGCTTCCTGCAGCCCTCGCCGCGCGTGCTGATCTGCGTGCCGTGCAAGTCGACCCAGGTGGAGCGTCGTGCCATTCGTGAATCCGCTCTGGGCGCCGGTGCCCGCGAGGTATTCCTGATCGAAGAGCCGATGTCCGCCGCCATCGGCGCCGGCCTGCCGGTGGAGGAAGCCCGTGGTTCGATGGTCGTCGATATCGGCGGCGGCACCACCGAGATCGCCCTGATCTCCCTCAATGGCGTGGTCTATGCCGAATCCGTCCGCGTTGGCGGCGACCGTTTCGACGAAGCCATCATCACCTACGTGCGCCGCAACTACGGCTCGCTGATCGGTGAAGGCACCGCCGAGCGCATCAAGCAGGAAATCGGCACCGCTTACCCGGGCGGCGAGATCCGTGAGGTGGACGTGCGTGGCCGCAACCTGGCTGAGGGCGTACCGCGCAGCTTCACCCTCAATTCCAACGAAGTGCTCGAAGCACTGCAGGAATCCCTGGCGGCCATCGTGCAGTCGGTCAAGAGCGCCCTGGAGCAGTCGCCGCCCGAGCTGGCCTCGGACATCGCCGAGCGCGGCCTGGTGCTGACCGGCGGTGGCGCGCTGCTGCGTGACCTGGACAAGCTGCTCTCCCAGGAAACCGGCCTGCCGGTGATCGTCGCCGAAGACCCGCTGACCTGCGTCGCCCGCGGTGGCGGCAAGGCGCTGGAGATGATGGATCGCCATGCCATGGACCTGCTCTCCACCGAGTGA